A single region of the Geobacillus subterraneus genome encodes:
- a CDS encoding 3-hydroxyacyl-CoA dehydrogenase — translation MIERLVVVGSGVMGRGIAYVGAVGGFQTTLVDVKQEQLNSARSEITAIFEQAVARGKLTPGARQEAEMRLSYSLDLAAAVQDADLVIEAVPEKLELKKQVFETIDAHAPASCYLATNTSTMSPTEIGSFTKRPERVIAMHFFNPVHKMKLVEIIRGLETSDETAQVVKEAAERMGKETVVVNEFPGFVTSRISALVGNEAFYMLQEGVGTPEDIDKAIKLGLNFPMGPFELADLVGLDTRLNNLKYLHEKLGEKYRPAPLLEQYVKAGRLGRKTGRGVYDYTKQD, via the coding sequence ATGATTGAACGTCTCGTTGTTGTCGGCAGTGGCGTAATGGGAAGAGGAATTGCTTACGTCGGCGCTGTCGGCGGGTTTCAGACGACACTGGTTGATGTTAAGCAAGAACAACTAAACAGTGCTCGAAGCGAAATCACCGCCATTTTTGAGCAAGCGGTCGCTCGGGGAAAATTGACGCCTGGTGCACGTCAAGAAGCGGAAATGCGTCTTTCCTATTCGCTTGATCTGGCTGCTGCGGTGCAGGATGCCGATCTGGTGATTGAGGCGGTGCCGGAAAAGCTAGAGTTGAAAAAGCAAGTATTCGAAACGATTGATGCCCATGCGCCGGCGTCGTGCTATTTGGCGACGAACACATCAACGATGAGTCCGACGGAAATCGGCTCGTTTACGAAGCGGCCGGAGCGGGTTATCGCCATGCACTTTTTCAATCCGGTGCATAAGATGAAGCTTGTCGAAATCATCCGCGGCTTGGAAACGAGCGACGAAACGGCGCAAGTCGTGAAAGAAGCCGCCGAGCGAATGGGGAAAGAGACGGTTGTTGTCAATGAGTTTCCTGGGTTTGTAACAAGCCGGATCAGCGCGCTTGTCGGCAATGAAGCGTTTTATATGCTTCAAGAAGGCGTCGGCACGCCAGAAGACATTGATAAAGCGATTAAACTTGGCCTCAACTTCCCGATGGGTCCGTTTGAGCTGGCCGATTTAGTCGGGCTCGATACACGGCTGAATAACTTAAAATATTTGCATGAAAAGTTGGGCGAAAAATACCGCCCAGCGCCGCTGCTTGAGCAGTATGTGAAAGCGGGGCGGCTCGGCCGCAAAACGGGCAGAGGAGTTTACGATTATACAAAACAAGACTGA
- the pcaF gene encoding 3-oxoadipyl-CoA thiolase, with protein sequence MGREVVIVDAVRTPIGRYKGVLKEVRPDDLGAIVIRALIERNPNVPVEQIDDVVFGNANQAGEDNRNVARMAALLAGLPKEVAGVTVNRLCGSGLDAVNYAARAIFADEADIVIAGGVESMTRAPFVMAKPSSDFPRGNIEMYDTTIGWRFINPKLHEMYGTDSMPQTAENVAKRFGITREAQDEFAYESQMKAKRAMETNRFADELVPVVYHDRKGNRIVVDKDEHPRPDTTLEKLAKLPPLFENGTVTAGNASGVNDGAAALLLMSADKAKALGLKPLAKYVTSAVAGVEPAVMGIGPIFATRKALRRAGLSVHDIGLVELNEAFASQALECIRQLELDREKVNVNGGAIALGHPLGASGARILTTLIYEMQKRGVTYGLATMCIGVGQGIATIVKNADE encoded by the coding sequence ATGGGAAGAGAAGTCGTGATTGTCGATGCCGTGCGCACGCCGATTGGCCGCTACAAAGGGGTGCTAAAAGAGGTGCGGCCGGATGATTTGGGTGCGATCGTTATTCGGGCGCTCATTGAGCGAAACCCGAATGTACCGGTTGAACAAATTGATGATGTTGTCTTTGGCAACGCCAATCAGGCTGGCGAAGACAACCGGAACGTCGCCCGCATGGCGGCGCTGTTAGCCGGGCTGCCCAAGGAAGTTGCCGGTGTGACGGTCAATCGGCTGTGTGGTTCTGGGCTTGATGCTGTGAATTATGCGGCGCGGGCGATTTTCGCCGACGAGGCGGATATCGTGATCGCCGGCGGGGTAGAAAGCATGACGCGCGCTCCGTTTGTGATGGCGAAGCCGTCAAGCGATTTTCCGCGCGGCAATATCGAAATGTATGATACAACGATCGGCTGGCGCTTTATCAATCCGAAACTGCACGAAATGTACGGCACCGACAGCATGCCGCAAACGGCGGAAAACGTGGCGAAGCGGTTTGGCATTACGCGCGAGGCGCAAGATGAGTTTGCCTATGAAAGCCAAATGAAGGCGAAACGGGCGATGGAAACGAACCGATTTGCGGATGAACTAGTGCCGGTCGTTTACCACGACCGAAAAGGCAACCGGATTGTTGTTGACAAGGATGAACATCCGCGTCCAGATACGACGCTTGAAAAGCTGGCAAAACTGCCGCCGCTGTTTGAAAACGGCACGGTAACAGCCGGCAATGCTTCGGGTGTGAACGATGGGGCGGCGGCGCTGTTGTTGATGAGTGCCGATAAAGCGAAAGCGCTCGGTTTGAAGCCGTTAGCCAAATACGTGACGTCGGCTGTCGCCGGCGTCGAACCAGCCGTGATGGGGATCGGCCCGATTTTTGCGACGCGCAAGGCGCTGCGCCGCGCCGGCCTGTCCGTTCATGACATCGGGCTTGTCGAGCTGAACGAGGCGTTTGCCTCGCAAGCGCTTGAGTGCATCCGCCAGCTTGAACTAGACCGAGAGAAAGTCAATGTCAACGGCGGGGCGATTGCCCTTGGTCATCCGCTTGGGGCGAGCGGTGCCCGCATTTTGACGACATTGATTTACGAAATGCAAAAACGTGGCGTTACCTATGGATTGGCGACGATGTGCATCGGCGTCGGCCAAGGGATCGCAACGATTGTGAAAAACGCGGACGAATAA
- a CDS encoding gamma carbonic anhydrase family protein, which translates to MLYPYNGKRPNVHETVFVAPGAYLIGDVTVGPESTIWFNAVLRGDEGPITIGARTSIQDNTTCHLYAGSPLVVEDEVTVGHNVVLHGCTIRRRSIIGMGSTILDGAEIGEECIIGANTLIPSGKKIPPRSLVIGSPGQVVRELTDKDLALIQLSIDTYVQKGKEYREQLAGSDQNRD; encoded by the coding sequence ATGCTGTATCCGTATAACGGAAAACGACCGAACGTTCATGAAACGGTTTTTGTTGCGCCGGGCGCTTATTTGATTGGCGATGTCACCGTCGGTCCAGAATCAACGATTTGGTTTAACGCCGTGCTGCGCGGTGATGAAGGACCGATTACGATCGGCGCCCGCACGAGCATCCAGGACAATACGACATGCCATTTATATGCTGGCTCGCCGCTTGTTGTCGAGGATGAGGTGACAGTTGGGCATAACGTCGTGCTCCATGGCTGCACAATTCGCCGGCGTTCGATCATCGGCATGGGATCGACCATTTTAGACGGGGCGGAAATCGGTGAAGAATGCATCATCGGCGCCAACACGCTCATTCCGTCTGGCAAAAAAATTCCTCCGCGCTCGCTTGTCATCGGCTCTCCTGGCCAGGTCGTCCGCGAGCTGACGGACAAAGATTTGGCGCTCATCCAGCTGTCGATCGATACATACGTGCAAAAAGGAAAAGAGTATCGCGAGCAGCTGGCGGGAAGCGATCAAAACCGCGACTAA
- a CDS encoding YqcI/YcgG family protein yields MQLCNQQADKNQWLPWQREAFTAFAANMMNPSRPFPCISVVQAYALGDLRYGFAGDPCNIAAAEELAALLAEFAETSRQAGTYPVLVVFFDTPPELAEGYTVRQFEQLFWQLLGRTSAFDAGGWPADVPLDPHDPLWELC; encoded by the coding sequence ATGCAATTGTGTAACCAACAGGCGGATAAAAACCAATGGCTGCCATGGCAGCGGGAGGCGTTTACGGCTTTTGCAGCTAACATGATGAATCCAAGCCGGCCATTTCCGTGCATTTCGGTGGTGCAGGCGTACGCATTGGGCGATCTGCGCTACGGGTTTGCCGGCGACCCGTGCAACATAGCGGCAGCCGAGGAGCTCGCGGCGCTTCTTGCCGAGTTTGCCGAAACGTCCCGCCAGGCCGGGACATATCCGGTGCTCGTCGTCTTTTTTGACACCCCGCCCGAACTGGCGGAAGGCTACACCGTCAGGCAATTTGAACAGCTGTTTTGGCAGCTGCTCGGCCGGACGAGCGCGTTCGATGCGGGCGGCTGGCCGGCCGATGTGCCGCTTGATCCGCACGATCCGCTTTGGGAGCTTTGTTGA